The Candidatus Stygibacter australis DNA window TGGAAGAAAAGAAATATCTTATGCCGCCATTTAACTATTTAAGGATCAAGATACCTTTGCTGATCAGAGATGGTGAAACAAAAGAAGCCTTCAAACTGGGAGATAAATATCTTGCTGATAACAAAAACAACGTGAATGTCTATCTGGATATGTCCCGTATATATAGTGGCAGCAGACAATATGAAAAATCTTCTGAAGTACTGGAAGAGGCCAGGAAAGTAACAAAAGACGATTATTTATTTACGCTTGATCTGGCACGCAGCTATCAAAGTCAGTCTGAACACAATCTGGCAGCAATAGAATATCTTAAGCATCTGGAGCGTAATAAGCAATATCTGCACTATGTGATGAACTATCTGGAAGGTATATTGAACCGTGATAAAAACGTGATCGAAAGCGTGAAACAGTTCCGTGATGGGACAGATAATATGGAAGTGACAGAAGCTTATGCTTTGTGTCTGGCCCATGTGGAACAATATGATGAGGCACTGGAGCAGTATCAGGTGCTGGATGAGAACAAGCTGCTTAATTTTGCTGAAGAGTTGAACAAAATGGGTAACTATGAAGTGGCTCTCAAAGCATATATGCAGTATGAAGAAATAGTTGACGAACCTGATCTGAAGGCAAATGTTCAGATTTCCATTGCAGAAATATACATCAAGCAGCATAAATATCAACTGGCAGAAGATGAATTGATGCTGGTGTATGATAATAAGAAATTGAAGACGGGTAAATATCGCTATCGGACTCAGTCAGCAAAACTCGCTCGCTTACTTTTGGCGGATCTTTCGATCAGATTAGATAAGCCATCAAAAATGGTGATAGATTATTTCAATGAAGCTGCTGAATATTCTCTTAATGAGATGCAGCGCAAGGAAATAGAATTCAAGGTAATTGATTATCGGATAAAAACCGGTGACCTGGATGTGGCTGGAAAACAGCTTGCAAAAGTACTTATTGATGAGGAATCTGGGACTGATATATATAAAAAGAGTGTGTATTACACCTGGCAGATCGCTTTAATGCAGCAGGATGCCCTGGCTGACAGTCTGCTGGGAGAACTTATTATTAATCTACCTGACAGTAAATTGACATCTCAGGCTTTATACCTTACCCAGATCATCTCCAGTCTGCCTAAGGAATTCCATGAACAGCTTTTTGAAGCCTGGCGATTGAGGGGTTTATACAAAAATGAGCAGGCTTTGGTGATACTCTCAGATATTGATGAGCTTTCTGGTGATGATGAGATCCAGCTTCTGGCTGCTGAATGGGAAGAGGATTCTGATAATGCTCTGGCAATAGCCTGGTGGCAGAAAGATTTTGAAAATCCCCTGTTGGGAGAATATGCTGATCTTCAACTTATGGAGTACACCGAATCTGACAGCTTGAAGCGGGAATACATCACTGATTTCCTGAAAGAGAATCCTCAATCAATTTTTTCTCCCAGATTTAGAAATGAATTAACAGATATCAATAAAGGAAGGTACTAATATGAAAATGAACACGTTAATTTTCTGGCTGATAATTATTATCATCTTGTCACTTATTCTTAGATTTGCCAGTTTTTTGTTTGTGGCAGGCATTAGATACTGGTATATCACTATCCCGATAATATTATACATCGCCTTCAGAAGCAGTAGTAAAAAGGTGGATAAAGCCAAAAAGGATAAGATCGAAGACGCGGAATTTGAAGTGATTGACGAGGAAGATGAAACAAAGTGATTCCCATAACAGGCATCATAACAGAGCCTGGCTGAATAACTACCGCTTCTATCTCGAGGCAGAGCAGGGTTTAGCAGAAAATTCTGTTTATTCCTATTTTCAGGATTGTCAGGAATTTATCTATTACATCGATTGCAAATTGGAAGATACTACTTCTAAAGAAGTGATAGGCTATCTGGCATCGCTTCAGGAAATCGGTATGGCAGCCAGTACAGTTGCAAGGAAGCGTTCTGCTCTCAAATCATTACTCACTTTTATGATGGAAGAAGATGTCCCGCTCAAGCTCAATATCACTGATATACCTGCCATCAGGTATGACCATAAGATCCCGGATGTGCTCACTCTCAGGGAAATGCTGAAGCTGCTGGACTCTATTCCCCTGGATACACCACTGCACTGGCGCAGCAAAGCAATGCTGGAATTAATGTATGCCAGTGGTCTCAGGATATCGGAAACGATCAATCTCACCACTCATGATATTTACTGGGATGAAGAAGTAGTTAGAGTATTTGGCAAGGGACGTAAGCAGAGAGTAATTCCAGTTGCCGGTAAATCACTCGCTTTTGTAAAAAAATATTTGCAGGATTATCGACCCACATTATTGAAATGGCAGCAGGATGACACCCTTTTTCTGAATCGGTTTGGCAAGCCTCTCTCGCGTATGGGCGCCTGGAAGATCATTGATAAGTTGGCATTAGCTGCCGGTATCAGCAAAAAGGTGAGTCCTCACACCATCAGGCATTCATTTGCCACGCATCTGGTGGAAGCAGGAGCCAATCTCCGCATTGTGCAAATTCTCCTGGGACACGTAAGTATTAATACTACCCAGATATATTCCAATATAGATAAGAAATTCATCATCAAAGAGCACAGACTATATCATCCCAGAAAATAATTCCCTCTATTTTCTCAAATTTTACCTTATATTGAATGGAGTAAGAAGAAATAGAGTAACGGAAGTATATAAGTCTCACCGCAGAAATTAGTGAGTAGACAATAAAACAAATGTCATCTAAATACCTCCAAATTAGTAAAAGGGGTTTCATTTACAAATTGTGGGATATGGGTGCATATGCATATCATGTTTTAAGTAAGGATGATGATGATAAAATTAATAAATTGCTGAAAATGCTTTTATTCAGTAGAAACGTTACAGCAATATATGAAAATAATAATGATATTAAATATGGTAAAGATGATTATTGATACACTTGTAACCCACAGGGAACCCACAGGGAGGGTACAGGGAGTATAATTGGGACAGAGAAAATCGTTAAATCAATACAATTCAGATATTTATGATCAAAAGCATATAAGATGGGATAAAATGCGTAAAGTGTAACATACGGTCTAAAGTATATAATGAAATAAATAGAAAAGACACGAATTAAACGAGTGTATGGCGATATTATAAATCGCCGGGTATTTACTATGCGAAAGATAAATTACCAAATATAGGCTTTGCGATAATTTTGAAGTCTGTCACTAATTTCTGCGGAGAGCCGTATAGAATTATAACGGATAACATATAAATGAGATGGAAAACAGTTTAGATTGGGTGGAAAGTTTGTAATATATGCTACCAGGATGGGGAGTGGTTACAAAAAAAGCTTGAATAATTACTGGCAGGCTTCAATTTTGACATTCCTAAAGAAGAGAAAGTGTGAATTGAGCGATAATAATAAGTGTCCCCGTAGCTCAGTTGGATAGAGCGTTTGACTCCGGATCAAAAGGCCGTGCGTTCGAATCGCGTCGGGGACACCAGATAAATCAGGTCGGAAGCAATTCCGACCTTTTTTTATTCAATAAGACTTAGTAAACGCAATTAGAAGTAACTACGAAGTAAAAAATAAATTCTTTCCTTGACAATATAGAAAGACGATGTGGAAAAATATGATAAAGAAGAGTGAATATTTGGAGTGTAAATGCAAAGGAAGATAAGTCGGATATTACATTTGTTACATAAAGAAGGTAACTATGATTTTTCTGGCTGCTCCTATGATATGCTTGCTCGACGTATTAAGATGAGATTTGCAGCAACGGGCACCAGTGATCTTGAGAGTTATTATCACTATCTAAAGGATCACAAAGAAGAATTAGAATCATTAATGCAGTCTGTCACCATCAAAGTAAGTCATTTTTTCCGTAATCCTCTTGATTTTGAGATCATCAATAAAATACTTGGATATATGATCATCAAGAAACTGGAGAAGAATGAACCTTTACGGATCTGGTCAGCTGGTTGTGCAACAGGAGAGGAAGCCTATTCTTTGGCAATACTTGTGGCAGAGCATTTGAATAAAGAGCACCTGGAGACAGCGATATTCGCGACAGATATAGATAGAGAAGCTTTATTAAAAGCTCGAGAGGGTGTTTATAAAAAGGATTTATTGAAGGAAGTGAAATTTGGTCTGCTTCAGAAGTATTTCACTCATATTGAGGATAAATATATGATAAAGCAAGGGATCAGGAAAATGGTGAATTTCTCATTTCATGATCAATTAAGTGATAGCAATGCGTTTCCAGCAGAGAGTATTTTTGGTGATTTTGATCTGGTACTTTGTCGTAATCTGATGATCTATT harbors:
- a CDS encoding tyrosine recombinase; translation: MKQSDSHNRHHNRAWLNNYRFYLEAEQGLAENSVYSYFQDCQEFIYYIDCKLEDTTSKEVIGYLASLQEIGMAASTVARKRSALKSLLTFMMEEDVPLKLNITDIPAIRYDHKIPDVLTLREMLKLLDSIPLDTPLHWRSKAMLELMYASGLRISETINLTTHDIYWDEEVVRVFGKGRKQRVIPVAGKSLAFVKKYLQDYRPTLLKWQQDDTLFLNRFGKPLSRMGAWKIIDKLALAAGISKKVSPHTIRHSFATHLVEAGANLRIVQILLGHVSINTTQIYSNIDKKFIIKEHRLYHPRK
- a CDS encoding protein-glutamate O-methyltransferase CheR — protein: MQRKISRILHLLHKEGNYDFSGCSYDMLARRIKMRFAATGTSDLESYYHYLKDHKEELESLMQSVTIKVSHFFRNPLDFEIINKILGYMIIKKLEKNEPLRIWSAGCATGEEAYSLAILVAEHLNKEHLETAIFATDIDREALLKAREGVYKKDLLKEVKFGLLQKYFTHIEDKYMIKQGIRKMVNFSFHDQLSDSNAFPAESIFGDFDLVLCRNLMIYYNPSYQEKIERRLYDSLNKGGYLMLGEAEIVGDYYKRKLKKVAPFSKIYKKTG